One genomic region from Gossypium hirsutum isolate 1008001.06 chromosome D13, Gossypium_hirsutum_v2.1, whole genome shotgun sequence encodes:
- the LOC107895020 gene encoding uncharacterized protein — protein sequence MEVLSMCFSILQSIPRKKIFQSPFMKVVNEAEMMSLNQQKRIEELEAQLGEVEDIVRDLRAELREVQDELEKLTKNSMQCSSEQKSGHDVAASEEMSNVKTISDFGSVALKFCP from the exons ATGGAAGTCCTCTCTATGTGCTTCTCAATCCTGCAATCAATCCCACGCAAAAAGATCTTCCAGTCACCATTTATGAAAGTG GTTAATGAAGCGGAGATGATGTCTTTGAATCAACAGAAGAGAATTGAGGAGCTCGAAGCACAACTAGGGGAAGTTGAGGATATAGTTAGAGATCTTAGAGCAGAGTTGAGAGAAGTACAAGATGAGTTGGAGAAGCTCACTAAAAACTCAATGCAGTGTTCGAGCGAACAAAAATCAGGACACGATGTTGCTGCTTCTGAAGAAATGTCCAATGTAAAAACAATCAGCGATTTCGGGTCTGTAGCATTGAAGTTTTGTCCGTAG
- the LOC107895022 gene encoding tubulin-folding cofactor B yields MASRLQIEGDASVLLRVTHSNLKSFAADIRFSLQMSVEAVKDKLWKKCGTSVNSMRLELYDDCKNKLCDLSVDSRPLGFYSPLDGFRIHIIDLDPSSVTSGGWLEDTSLVEKYLISEDEYNKRSGTFRKFKEQMASQNPSEFRNKMSDDYMEDLCSNIKVGDRCEVDPGEKRGVVKYVGRAEALGPGFWIGVQYDEPLGKHDGIVKGTRYFQCPPLCGAMVRPDKVKVGDYPERDPFEEDEI; encoded by the exons ATGGCATCACGGCTGCAAATCGAGGGCGATGCCTCAGTGCTGCTTCGAGTCACTCACTCCAACCTCAAAAGCTTCGCCGCTGACATTCGCTTCTCTCTTCAG ATGAGCGTGGAAGCAGTGAAAGATAAGCTATGGAAGAAATGTGGGACTTCAGTAAATTCAATGCGGTTAGAGCTATATGATGATTGTAAAAATAAACTTTGTGATTTAAGTGTTGATTCAAGACCTCTCGGTTTCTATTCTCCACTAGATGG CTTCCGAATACACATTATAGATCTTGATCCTTCATCGGTAACTTCGGGAGGGTGGCTTGAAGATACGTCATTAGTCGAGAAGTACTTGATTTCTGAAGATGAATACAATAAACGTTCCG GTACATTTAGGAAATTCAAGGAACAGATGGCATCTCAAAATCCATCAGAATTCAGGAATAAA ATGTCAGATGACTACATGGAAGACCTCTGCTCAAATATCAAG GTAGGAGACAGATGTGAAGTTGATCCAGGGGAGAAAAGAGGTGTTGTCAAATATGTGGGTCGAGCAGAAGCATTAGGGCCAGGCTTTTGGATTGGAGTTCAATATGATGAGCCATTGGGAAAACATGATGGAAT AGTGAAAGGAACTCGATATTTTCAATGCCCTCCACTTTGCGGTGCAATGGTTAGGCCTGACAAAGTAAAG GTTGGTGACTATCCTGAACGAGATCCCTTTGAGGAGGATGAGATATGA